A single region of the Oncorhynchus kisutch isolate 150728-3 linkage group LG30, Okis_V2, whole genome shotgun sequence genome encodes:
- the LOC109874499 gene encoding TOX high mobility group box family member 4 isoform X22: MSQSGGGALLSSTLGVELGHSIGSHFSSSSPMTIDVPLGDMNHGLLGHNQLTTIDQSELSAQLGLGLHGGNILSCSKSPDQLSATPSPAGSLQDDDMDDFRSVLVDSPMSLSVSPAILSHLSTMPGSAPMLSSSISPALVRRGGGKPAMVAATAGPGGGKKGKKKKDPNEPQKPVSAYALFFRDTQAAIKGQNPNATFGEVSKIVASMWDSLGEEQKQVYKRKTEAAKNEYLKALAAYRANQLSQPSIEMMDTASSPPPPVPEPMNVALLAPTRPSRLPQHNPDQNTITNICTSNIILDVPQVTTRSRTGAHKPLTLGPTATPTLIPNITATLTPTITKIIISKQMLQAGAQLHQIPTSMVTVLPGGVRTLLPSAPRQPPPLQQMQHAPPPPRLQQMVHSPAPPPLQAKPRGSAGPGIPVPITATPPPPLQITIVPASLQADASLPIIVTTTATANSICVTNSTVPTSAYSTPTVALQLAKSTDLTASADEDAVTEEFTSGEMEMEFNVSPGATDVASGPLTMCVRAGCTNPAIESTDWDKEYCSNECVATHCRDIFMAWCSIRNHNTMVVK, encoded by the exons ATGAGCCAGTCTGGAGGGGGGGCCCTGCTCAGCTCAACACTGGGGGTG GAACTTGGCCACTCCATTGGCTCCCATTTCAGCAGCTCCTCTCCAATGACCATTGATGTCCCACTTGGTGACATGAATCATGGCCTATTGGGACACAATCAGCTAACCACTATTGATCAATCAGAGTTGAGTGCCCAGCTTGGGCTTGGTCTTCATGGCGGGAACATTCTGTCCTGTTCCAAGTCCCCTGACCAGCTGTCTGCCACGCCTTCTCCAGCAGGCTCCCTCCAGGATGATGACATGGATGACTTCAGG AGTGTGCTGGTTGACTCTCCAATGTCCCTGTCGGTCTCCCCTGCaattctctcccacctctccaccATGCCAGGCTCTGCCCCCatgctctcctcctccatctcccctgcaTTAGTGAGGCGCGGCGGGGGAAAGCCGGCCATGGTGGCCGCTACGGCAGGGCCtggaggagggaagaagggaaagAAGAAGAAAGACCCCAACGAGCCCCAGAAACCCGTCTCTGCGTACGCCCTGTTCTTCAGGGACACACAGGCTGCCATCAAGGGCCAGAACCCCAATGCCACATTCGGAGAGGTGTCCAAGATCGTAGCCTCCATGTGGGACAGCCTTGGGGAAGAGCAGAAACAG GTGTATAAGAGGAAGACGGAAGCAGCGAAAAATGAGTATTTGAAGGCATTAGCAGCTTACAGAGCTAATCAGCTCTCACAG CCCTCTATTGAGATGATGGACACGGCCTCTTCACCACCACCTCCAGTGCCTGAGCCAATGAATGTGGCCCTCCTGGCTCCCACCCGCCCCTCCCGCCTCCCCCAGCACAACCCTGACCAGAATACCATCACCAACATCTGCACCTCCAACATCATTCTGGACGTCCCCCAGGTCACCACACGCTCCCGCACAGGTGCTCACAAGCCACTCACCCTGGGCCCCACAGCCACCCCGACCCTGATCCCAAACATCACAGCCACCCTGACCCCCACCATCACCAAGATCATCATCTCCAAACAGATGCTCCAGGCCGGGGCTCAGCTCCACCAGATCCCCACCTCCATGGTGACTGTGCTCCCTGGCGGTGTGCGCACCCTGCTGCCCTCAGCCCCACGCCAGCCCCCACCTCTGCAGCAGATGCAGCATGCCCCTCCTCCCCCACGGCTCCAGCAGATGGTACACTCCCCAGCCCCGCCTCCCCTCCAGGCCAAGCCCAGAGGAAGTgctggacctgggattcctgtgCCCATCACCGCGACACCTCCCCCTCCACTACAGATCACGATAGTCCCTGCTTCTTTGCAAGCGGACGCATCCTTGCCCATTATTGTTACGACAACAGCAACCGCCAACTCAATTTGTGTCACCAATTCCACTGTACCTACATCTGCTTACTCCACCCCTACAGTGGCTCTGCAATTGGCAAAGTCCACTGACTTGACGGCCAGTGCAGATGAGGATGCGGTTACGGAAGAGTTCACGTCAGGAGAG ATGGAAATGGAGTTCAATGTGTCTCCAGGTGCCACTGATGTGGCTTCTGGCCCTCTGACTATGTGTGTGCGCGCAGGATGCACCAATCCTGCAATAGAGAGCACGGACTGGGACAAAGAGTACTGCAGCAATGAATGTGTCGCCACTCACTGCAG gGATATCTTCATGGCCTGGTGCTCCATCAGGAATCACAACACCATGGTTGTCAAGTAA
- the LOC109874499 gene encoding TOX high mobility group box family member 4-A isoform X15, with amino-acid sequence MEDADQEFLEAQGYNGYDPVNKFPGGSDTYLTISGAGHPFLSSETFHTPSLGDEVFEIPPISLDQDSALSVGDEVSHFGELSGGAGGPSGVGSLARNAVVGGNDPSFASTYVNPNSQGLEHLSLRVMSQSGGGALLSSTLGVELGHSIGSHFSSSSPMTIDVPLGDMNHGLLGHNQLTTIDQSELSAQLGLGLHGGNILSCSKSPDQLSATPSPAGSLQDDDMDDFRSVLVDSPMSLSVSPAILSHLSTMPGSAPMLSSSISPALVRRGGGKPAMVAATAGPGGGKKGKKKKDPNEPQKPVSAYALFFRDTQAAIKGQNPNATFGEVSKIVASMWDSLGEEQKQVYKRKTEAAKNEYLKALAAYRANQLSQPSIEMMDTASSPPPPVPEPMNVALLAPTRPSRLPQHNPDQNTITNICTSNIILDVPQVTTRSRTGAHKPLTLGPTATPTLIPNITATLTPTITKIIISKQMLQAGAQLHQIPTSMVTVLPGGVRTLLPSAPRQPPPLQQMQHAPPPPRLQQMVHSPAPPPLQAKPRGSAGPGIPVPITATPPPPLQITIVPASLQADASLPIIVTTTATANSICVTNSTVPTSAYSTPTVALQLAKSTDLTASADEDAVTEEFTSGEMEMEFNVSPGATDVASGPLTMCVRAGCTNPAIESTDWDKEYCSNECVATHCRDIFMAWCSIRNHNTMVVK; translated from the exons ATGGAG GATGCCGACCAGGAGTTCTTGGAAGCACAGGGTTATAATGGATACGACCCAGTTAACAAG TTTCCGGGAGGCAGTGATACTTACCTCACCATCTCTGGGGCAGGtcatccttttctctcctctgag ACATTCCATACCCCCAGTCTTGGAGATGAAGTGTTTGAGATCCCTCCCATCTCCCTGGACCAGGACTCGGCCCTCAGTGTGGGGGACGAGGTGTCCCATTTTGGGGAACTATCGGGGGGAGCAGGGGGTCCTTCTGGGGTTGGAAGCCTGGCGAGGAATGCTGTGGTGGGGGGCAATGACCCCTCCTTTGCCTCCACCTATGTGAACCCAAACTCTCAGGGCCTGGAGCACCTGAGTCTTAGGGTGATGAGCCAGTCTGGAGGGGGGGCCCTGCTCAGCTCAACACTGGGGGTG GAACTTGGCCACTCCATTGGCTCCCATTTCAGCAGCTCCTCTCCAATGACCATTGATGTCCCACTTGGTGACATGAATCATGGCCTATTGGGACACAATCAGCTAACCACTATTGATCAATCAGAGTTGAGTGCCCAGCTTGGGCTTGGTCTTCATGGCGGGAACATTCTGTCCTGTTCCAAGTCCCCTGACCAGCTGTCTGCCACGCCTTCTCCAGCAGGCTCCCTCCAGGATGATGACATGGATGACTTCAGG AGTGTGCTGGTTGACTCTCCAATGTCCCTGTCGGTCTCCCCTGCaattctctcccacctctccaccATGCCAGGCTCTGCCCCCatgctctcctcctccatctcccctgcaTTAGTGAGGCGCGGCGGGGGAAAGCCGGCCATGGTGGCCGCTACGGCAGGGCCtggaggagggaagaagggaaagAAGAAGAAAGACCCCAACGAGCCCCAGAAACCCGTCTCTGCGTACGCCCTGTTCTTCAGGGACACACAGGCTGCCATCAAGGGCCAGAACCCCAATGCCACATTCGGAGAGGTGTCCAAGATCGTAGCCTCCATGTGGGACAGCCTTGGGGAAGAGCAGAAACAG GTGTATAAGAGGAAGACGGAAGCAGCGAAAAATGAGTATTTGAAGGCATTAGCAGCTTACAGAGCTAATCAGCTCTCACAG CCCTCTATTGAGATGATGGACACGGCCTCTTCACCACCACCTCCAGTGCCTGAGCCAATGAATGTGGCCCTCCTGGCTCCCACCCGCCCCTCCCGCCTCCCCCAGCACAACCCTGACCAGAATACCATCACCAACATCTGCACCTCCAACATCATTCTGGACGTCCCCCAGGTCACCACACGCTCCCGCACAGGTGCTCACAAGCCACTCACCCTGGGCCCCACAGCCACCCCGACCCTGATCCCAAACATCACAGCCACCCTGACCCCCACCATCACCAAGATCATCATCTCCAAACAGATGCTCCAGGCCGGGGCTCAGCTCCACCAGATCCCCACCTCCATGGTGACTGTGCTCCCTGGCGGTGTGCGCACCCTGCTGCCCTCAGCCCCACGCCAGCCCCCACCTCTGCAGCAGATGCAGCATGCCCCTCCTCCCCCACGGCTCCAGCAGATGGTACACTCCCCAGCCCCGCCTCCCCTCCAGGCCAAGCCCAGAGGAAGTgctggacctgggattcctgtgCCCATCACCGCGACACCTCCCCCTCCACTACAGATCACGATAGTCCCTGCTTCTTTGCAAGCGGACGCATCCTTGCCCATTATTGTTACGACAACAGCAACCGCCAACTCAATTTGTGTCACCAATTCCACTGTACCTACATCTGCTTACTCCACCCCTACAGTGGCTCTGCAATTGGCAAAGTCCACTGACTTGACGGCCAGTGCAGATGAGGATGCGGTTACGGAAGAGTTCACGTCAGGAGAG ATGGAAATGGAGTTCAATGTGTCTCCAGGTGCCACTGATGTGGCTTCTGGCCCTCTGACTATGTGTGTGCGCGCAGGATGCACCAATCCTGCAATAGAGAGCACGGACTGGGACAAAGAGTACTGCAGCAATGAATGTGTCGCCACTCACTGCAG gGATATCTTCATGGCCTGGTGCTCCATCAGGAATCACAACACCATGGTTGTCAAGTAA
- the LOC109874499 gene encoding TOX high mobility group box family member 4-A isoform X13: MMDLHFYSDLSDGTDQDADQEFLEAQGYNGYDPVNKFPGGSDTYLTISGAGHPFLSSETFHTPSLGDEVFEIPPISLDQDSALSVGDEVSHFGELSGGAGGPSGVGSLARNAVVGGNDPSFASTYVNPNSQGLEHLSLRVMSQSGGGALLSSTLGVELGHSIGSHFSSSSPMTIDVPLGDMNHGLLGHNQLTTIDQSELSAQLGLGLHGGNILSCSKSPDQLSATPSPAGSLQDDDMDDFRSVLVDSPMSLSVSPAILSHLSTMPGSAPMLSSSISPALVRRGGGKPAMVAATAGPGGGKKGKKKKDPNEPQKPVSAYALFFRDTQAAIKGQNPNATFGEVSKIVASMWDSLGEEQKQVYKRKTEAAKNEYLKALAAYRANQLSQPSIEMMDTASSPPPPVPEPMNVALLAPTRPSRLPQHNPDQNTITNICTSNIILDVPQVTTRSRTGAHKPLTLGPTATPTLIPNITATLTPTITKIIISKQMLQAGAQLHQIPTSMVTVLPGGVRTLLPSAPRQPPPLQQMQHAPPPPRLQQMVHSPAPPPLQAKPRGSAGPGIPVPITATPPPPLQITIVPASLQADASLPIIVTTTATANSICVTNSTVPTSAYSTPTVALQLAKSTDLTASADEDAVTEEFTSGEMEMEFNVSPGATDVASGPLTMCVRAGCTNPAIESTDWDKEYCSNECVATHCRDIFMAWCSIRNHNTMVVK, translated from the exons ATGATGGATCTTCATTTTTACTCTGACCTCTCTGATGGCACCGATCAGGATGCCGACCAGGAGTTCTTGGAAGCACAGGGTTATAATGGATACGACCCAGTTAACAAG TTTCCGGGAGGCAGTGATACTTACCTCACCATCTCTGGGGCAGGtcatccttttctctcctctgag ACATTCCATACCCCCAGTCTTGGAGATGAAGTGTTTGAGATCCCTCCCATCTCCCTGGACCAGGACTCGGCCCTCAGTGTGGGGGACGAGGTGTCCCATTTTGGGGAACTATCGGGGGGAGCAGGGGGTCCTTCTGGGGTTGGAAGCCTGGCGAGGAATGCTGTGGTGGGGGGCAATGACCCCTCCTTTGCCTCCACCTATGTGAACCCAAACTCTCAGGGCCTGGAGCACCTGAGTCTTAGGGTGATGAGCCAGTCTGGAGGGGGGGCCCTGCTCAGCTCAACACTGGGGGTG GAACTTGGCCACTCCATTGGCTCCCATTTCAGCAGCTCCTCTCCAATGACCATTGATGTCCCACTTGGTGACATGAATCATGGCCTATTGGGACACAATCAGCTAACCACTATTGATCAATCAGAGTTGAGTGCCCAGCTTGGGCTTGGTCTTCATGGCGGGAACATTCTGTCCTGTTCCAAGTCCCCTGACCAGCTGTCTGCCACGCCTTCTCCAGCAGGCTCCCTCCAGGATGATGACATGGATGACTTCAGG AGTGTGCTGGTTGACTCTCCAATGTCCCTGTCGGTCTCCCCTGCaattctctcccacctctccaccATGCCAGGCTCTGCCCCCatgctctcctcctccatctcccctgcaTTAGTGAGGCGCGGCGGGGGAAAGCCGGCCATGGTGGCCGCTACGGCAGGGCCtggaggagggaagaagggaaagAAGAAGAAAGACCCCAACGAGCCCCAGAAACCCGTCTCTGCGTACGCCCTGTTCTTCAGGGACACACAGGCTGCCATCAAGGGCCAGAACCCCAATGCCACATTCGGAGAGGTGTCCAAGATCGTAGCCTCCATGTGGGACAGCCTTGGGGAAGAGCAGAAACAG GTGTATAAGAGGAAGACGGAAGCAGCGAAAAATGAGTATTTGAAGGCATTAGCAGCTTACAGAGCTAATCAGCTCTCACAG CCCTCTATTGAGATGATGGACACGGCCTCTTCACCACCACCTCCAGTGCCTGAGCCAATGAATGTGGCCCTCCTGGCTCCCACCCGCCCCTCCCGCCTCCCCCAGCACAACCCTGACCAGAATACCATCACCAACATCTGCACCTCCAACATCATTCTGGACGTCCCCCAGGTCACCACACGCTCCCGCACAGGTGCTCACAAGCCACTCACCCTGGGCCCCACAGCCACCCCGACCCTGATCCCAAACATCACAGCCACCCTGACCCCCACCATCACCAAGATCATCATCTCCAAACAGATGCTCCAGGCCGGGGCTCAGCTCCACCAGATCCCCACCTCCATGGTGACTGTGCTCCCTGGCGGTGTGCGCACCCTGCTGCCCTCAGCCCCACGCCAGCCCCCACCTCTGCAGCAGATGCAGCATGCCCCTCCTCCCCCACGGCTCCAGCAGATGGTACACTCCCCAGCCCCGCCTCCCCTCCAGGCCAAGCCCAGAGGAAGTgctggacctgggattcctgtgCCCATCACCGCGACACCTCCCCCTCCACTACAGATCACGATAGTCCCTGCTTCTTTGCAAGCGGACGCATCCTTGCCCATTATTGTTACGACAACAGCAACCGCCAACTCAATTTGTGTCACCAATTCCACTGTACCTACATCTGCTTACTCCACCCCTACAGTGGCTCTGCAATTGGCAAAGTCCACTGACTTGACGGCCAGTGCAGATGAGGATGCGGTTACGGAAGAGTTCACGTCAGGAGAG ATGGAAATGGAGTTCAATGTGTCTCCAGGTGCCACTGATGTGGCTTCTGGCCCTCTGACTATGTGTGTGCGCGCAGGATGCACCAATCCTGCAATAGAGAGCACGGACTGGGACAAAGAGTACTGCAGCAATGAATGTGTCGCCACTCACTGCAG gGATATCTTCATGGCCTGGTGCTCCATCAGGAATCACAACACCATGGTTGTCAAGTAA
- the LOC109874499 gene encoding TOX high mobility group box family member 4 isoform X21 yields MSQSGGGALLSSTLGVELGHSIGSHFSSSSPMTIDVPLGDMNHGLLGHNQLTTIDQSELSAQLGLGLHGGNILSCSKSPDQLSATPSPAGSLQDDDMDDFRKSVLVDSPMSLSVSPAILSHLSTMPGSAPMLSSSISPALVRRGGGKPAMVAATAGPGGGKKGKKKKDPNEPQKPVSAYALFFRDTQAAIKGQNPNATFGEVSKIVASMWDSLGEEQKQVYKRKTEAAKNEYLKALAAYRANQLSQPSIEMMDTASSPPPPVPEPMNVALLAPTRPSRLPQHNPDQNTITNICTSNIILDVPQVTTRSRTGAHKPLTLGPTATPTLIPNITATLTPTITKIIISKQMLQAGAQLHQIPTSMVTVLPGGVRTLLPSAPRQPPPLQQMQHAPPPPRLQQMVHSPAPPPLQAKPRGSAGPGIPVPITATPPPPLQITIVPASLQADASLPIIVTTTATANSICVTNSTVPTSAYSTPTVALQLAKSTDLTASADEDAVTEEFTSGEMEMEFNVSPGATDVASGPLTMCVRAGCTNPAIESTDWDKEYCSNECVATHCRDIFMAWCSIRNHNTMVVK; encoded by the exons ATGAGCCAGTCTGGAGGGGGGGCCCTGCTCAGCTCAACACTGGGGGTG GAACTTGGCCACTCCATTGGCTCCCATTTCAGCAGCTCCTCTCCAATGACCATTGATGTCCCACTTGGTGACATGAATCATGGCCTATTGGGACACAATCAGCTAACCACTATTGATCAATCAGAGTTGAGTGCCCAGCTTGGGCTTGGTCTTCATGGCGGGAACATTCTGTCCTGTTCCAAGTCCCCTGACCAGCTGTCTGCCACGCCTTCTCCAGCAGGCTCCCTCCAGGATGATGACATGGATGACTTCAGG AAGAGTGTGCTGGTTGACTCTCCAATGTCCCTGTCGGTCTCCCCTGCaattctctcccacctctccaccATGCCAGGCTCTGCCCCCatgctctcctcctccatctcccctgcaTTAGTGAGGCGCGGCGGGGGAAAGCCGGCCATGGTGGCCGCTACGGCAGGGCCtggaggagggaagaagggaaagAAGAAGAAAGACCCCAACGAGCCCCAGAAACCCGTCTCTGCGTACGCCCTGTTCTTCAGGGACACACAGGCTGCCATCAAGGGCCAGAACCCCAATGCCACATTCGGAGAGGTGTCCAAGATCGTAGCCTCCATGTGGGACAGCCTTGGGGAAGAGCAGAAACAG GTGTATAAGAGGAAGACGGAAGCAGCGAAAAATGAGTATTTGAAGGCATTAGCAGCTTACAGAGCTAATCAGCTCTCACAG CCCTCTATTGAGATGATGGACACGGCCTCTTCACCACCACCTCCAGTGCCTGAGCCAATGAATGTGGCCCTCCTGGCTCCCACCCGCCCCTCCCGCCTCCCCCAGCACAACCCTGACCAGAATACCATCACCAACATCTGCACCTCCAACATCATTCTGGACGTCCCCCAGGTCACCACACGCTCCCGCACAGGTGCTCACAAGCCACTCACCCTGGGCCCCACAGCCACCCCGACCCTGATCCCAAACATCACAGCCACCCTGACCCCCACCATCACCAAGATCATCATCTCCAAACAGATGCTCCAGGCCGGGGCTCAGCTCCACCAGATCCCCACCTCCATGGTGACTGTGCTCCCTGGCGGTGTGCGCACCCTGCTGCCCTCAGCCCCACGCCAGCCCCCACCTCTGCAGCAGATGCAGCATGCCCCTCCTCCCCCACGGCTCCAGCAGATGGTACACTCCCCAGCCCCGCCTCCCCTCCAGGCCAAGCCCAGAGGAAGTgctggacctgggattcctgtgCCCATCACCGCGACACCTCCCCCTCCACTACAGATCACGATAGTCCCTGCTTCTTTGCAAGCGGACGCATCCTTGCCCATTATTGTTACGACAACAGCAACCGCCAACTCAATTTGTGTCACCAATTCCACTGTACCTACATCTGCTTACTCCACCCCTACAGTGGCTCTGCAATTGGCAAAGTCCACTGACTTGACGGCCAGTGCAGATGAGGATGCGGTTACGGAAGAGTTCACGTCAGGAGAG ATGGAAATGGAGTTCAATGTGTCTCCAGGTGCCACTGATGTGGCTTCTGGCCCTCTGACTATGTGTGTGCGCGCAGGATGCACCAATCCTGCAATAGAGAGCACGGACTGGGACAAAGAGTACTGCAGCAATGAATGTGTCGCCACTCACTGCAG gGATATCTTCATGGCCTGGTGCTCCATCAGGAATCACAACACCATGGTTGTCAAGTAA
- the LOC109874499 gene encoding TOX high mobility group box family member 4-A isoform X18, producing the protein MEFPGGSDTYLTISGAGHPFLSSETFHTPSLGDEVFEIPPISLDQDSALSVGDEVSHFGELSGGAGGPSGVGSLARNAVVGGNDPSFASTYVNPNSQGLEHLSLRVMSQSGGGALLSSTLGVELGHSIGSHFSSSSPMTIDVPLGDMNHGLLGHNQLTTIDQSELSAQLGLGLHGGNILSCSKSPDQLSATPSPAGSLQDDDMDDFRKSVLVDSPMSLSVSPAILSHLSTMPGSAPMLSSSISPALVRRGGGKPAMVAATAGPGGGKKGKKKKDPNEPQKPVSAYALFFRDTQAAIKGQNPNATFGEVSKIVASMWDSLGEEQKQVYKRKTEAAKNEYLKALAAYRANQLSQPSIEMMDTASSPPPPVPEPMNVALLAPTRPSRLPQHNPDQNTITNICTSNIILDVPQVTTRSRTGAHKPLTLGPTATPTLIPNITATLTPTITKIIISKQMLQAGAQLHQIPTSMVTVLPGGVRTLLPSAPRQPPPLQQMQHAPPPPRLQQMVHSPAPPPLQAKPRGSAGPGIPVPITATPPPPLQITIVPASLQADASLPIIVTTTATANSICVTNSTVPTSAYSTPTVALQLAKSTDLTASADEDAVTEEFTSGEMEMEFNVSPGATDVASGPLTMCVRAGCTNPAIESTDWDKEYCSNECVATHCRDIFMAWCSIRNHNTMVVK; encoded by the exons ATGGAG TTTCCGGGAGGCAGTGATACTTACCTCACCATCTCTGGGGCAGGtcatccttttctctcctctgag ACATTCCATACCCCCAGTCTTGGAGATGAAGTGTTTGAGATCCCTCCCATCTCCCTGGACCAGGACTCGGCCCTCAGTGTGGGGGACGAGGTGTCCCATTTTGGGGAACTATCGGGGGGAGCAGGGGGTCCTTCTGGGGTTGGAAGCCTGGCGAGGAATGCTGTGGTGGGGGGCAATGACCCCTCCTTTGCCTCCACCTATGTGAACCCAAACTCTCAGGGCCTGGAGCACCTGAGTCTTAGGGTGATGAGCCAGTCTGGAGGGGGGGCCCTGCTCAGCTCAACACTGGGGGTG GAACTTGGCCACTCCATTGGCTCCCATTTCAGCAGCTCCTCTCCAATGACCATTGATGTCCCACTTGGTGACATGAATCATGGCCTATTGGGACACAATCAGCTAACCACTATTGATCAATCAGAGTTGAGTGCCCAGCTTGGGCTTGGTCTTCATGGCGGGAACATTCTGTCCTGTTCCAAGTCCCCTGACCAGCTGTCTGCCACGCCTTCTCCAGCAGGCTCCCTCCAGGATGATGACATGGATGACTTCAGG AAGAGTGTGCTGGTTGACTCTCCAATGTCCCTGTCGGTCTCCCCTGCaattctctcccacctctccaccATGCCAGGCTCTGCCCCCatgctctcctcctccatctcccctgcaTTAGTGAGGCGCGGCGGGGGAAAGCCGGCCATGGTGGCCGCTACGGCAGGGCCtggaggagggaagaagggaaagAAGAAGAAAGACCCCAACGAGCCCCAGAAACCCGTCTCTGCGTACGCCCTGTTCTTCAGGGACACACAGGCTGCCATCAAGGGCCAGAACCCCAATGCCACATTCGGAGAGGTGTCCAAGATCGTAGCCTCCATGTGGGACAGCCTTGGGGAAGAGCAGAAACAG GTGTATAAGAGGAAGACGGAAGCAGCGAAAAATGAGTATTTGAAGGCATTAGCAGCTTACAGAGCTAATCAGCTCTCACAG CCCTCTATTGAGATGATGGACACGGCCTCTTCACCACCACCTCCAGTGCCTGAGCCAATGAATGTGGCCCTCCTGGCTCCCACCCGCCCCTCCCGCCTCCCCCAGCACAACCCTGACCAGAATACCATCACCAACATCTGCACCTCCAACATCATTCTGGACGTCCCCCAGGTCACCACACGCTCCCGCACAGGTGCTCACAAGCCACTCACCCTGGGCCCCACAGCCACCCCGACCCTGATCCCAAACATCACAGCCACCCTGACCCCCACCATCACCAAGATCATCATCTCCAAACAGATGCTCCAGGCCGGGGCTCAGCTCCACCAGATCCCCACCTCCATGGTGACTGTGCTCCCTGGCGGTGTGCGCACCCTGCTGCCCTCAGCCCCACGCCAGCCCCCACCTCTGCAGCAGATGCAGCATGCCCCTCCTCCCCCACGGCTCCAGCAGATGGTACACTCCCCAGCCCCGCCTCCCCTCCAGGCCAAGCCCAGAGGAAGTgctggacctgggattcctgtgCCCATCACCGCGACACCTCCCCCTCCACTACAGATCACGATAGTCCCTGCTTCTTTGCAAGCGGACGCATCCTTGCCCATTATTGTTACGACAACAGCAACCGCCAACTCAATTTGTGTCACCAATTCCACTGTACCTACATCTGCTTACTCCACCCCTACAGTGGCTCTGCAATTGGCAAAGTCCACTGACTTGACGGCCAGTGCAGATGAGGATGCGGTTACGGAAGAGTTCACGTCAGGAGAG ATGGAAATGGAGTTCAATGTGTCTCCAGGTGCCACTGATGTGGCTTCTGGCCCTCTGACTATGTGTGTGCGCGCAGGATGCACCAATCCTGCAATAGAGAGCACGGACTGGGACAAAGAGTACTGCAGCAATGAATGTGTCGCCACTCACTGCAG gGATATCTTCATGGCCTGGTGCTCCATCAGGAATCACAACACCATGGTTGTCAAGTAA